In one window of Gossypium arboreum isolate Shixiya-1 chromosome 4, ASM2569848v2, whole genome shotgun sequence DNA:
- the LOC108458826 gene encoding NAC domain-containing protein 90-like, with protein MEDIAPGFRFYPTEEELVSFYLHHKLEMEREDLNRLMDRVIPIVNIYEFNPWDLPQFSVYLCHKDPEQWFFFIPRQESEARGGKPKRRTTTGYWKATGSPGFVYCSGNRPIGVKRTMVFYKGRAPNGIKTEWKMNEYKAIEQGASSISATPTLRHEFSLCRVYKKSKCLRSFDRQPPVGGVQIIKPNAAAHQGEATAGEAASGYHKSQQMAGSPESSSSEDHGNPSQTGASNDSSATVFNYDELFWNLDGFWESQIL; from the exons ATGGAGGATATCGCACCTGGTTTTCGGTTCTACCCGACTGAAGAAGAGTTGGTTTCATTTTATCTTCATCACAAGCTAGAAATGGAGAGGGAGGATTTGAACCGTCTTATGGATCGGGTTATACCCATTGTCAACATTTATGAGTTTAATCCTTGGGATCTTCCAC AATTTTCAGTGTACCTATGCCATAAGGATCCAGAACAATGGTTCTTCTTCATTCCAAGGCAGGAGAGTGAAGCTCGGGGAGGAAAGCCAAAGCGGCGAACAACAACTGGGTACTGGAAGGCAACTGGCTCACCTGGTTTTGTTTATTGCTCCGGTAATCGCCCTATAGGCGTTAAAAGAACCATGGTTTTCTACAAGGGAAGAGCTCCCAATGGAATAAAGACTGAGTGGAAAATGAACGAATATAAAGCCATTGAACAAGGAGCTTCATCTATTTCTGCAACTCCAACT TTAAGGCATGAATTCAGCTTGTGCCGGGTATACAAAAAGTCGAAATGCTTGCGGTCATTTGACAGGCAGCCTCCAGTAGGAGGAGTGCAGATAATTAAGCCAAATGCAGCAGCTCATCAAGGTGAAGCAACTGCTGGAGAAGCAGCTTCTGGTTATCATAAGAGCCAACAAATGGCGGGCTCACCCGAAAGTTCATCTTCAGAAGATCACGGGAACCCCTCTCAAACTGGAGCAAGTAATGACTCATCAGCAACTGTTTTTAATTATGATGAATTGTTCTGGAATCTTGATGGCTTCTGGGAGTCCCAGATTCTTTGA